One window from the genome of Cyclobacterium amurskyense encodes:
- a CDS encoding purple acid phosphatase family protein, whose protein sequence is MKHIFFSFFLFLIINASIAQEYKVYKAPTFREQWSKPSYYPDRVVLNFGADPASEANVTWRTDTSISKSYAEIAIADGAPKFWRNGKTIEAKTEVLDGLIVEDAKVKANYHSVQFKNLKPDTMYGYRVGDGESWTEWIQFTTASRDDDKPFSFLYVGDAQNYVLELWARLIREGYRKAPDAKFIIHAGDLINRAHREQDWHEWFTAGGFIHSMVPSMVTPGNHEYRNIPEIYGEDSERRLSLQWRPQFTLPENGPKGLGLEETVYYMDYQDARIISLNSNVKQKEQIPWLEKVLSENTKKWTIVTYHHPLFSASAGRDNDELRKAWKPIFDKYKVDLALQGHDHSYARGRVSPEDNVMDGMNARDKTGTVYVVSVSGGKMYGVSEKGWDGLGAERDRKAENTQLFQVIRVDGDKLSFESYTAIGELYDAFDLVKQENGINEFIERKAEAGDERRFSNTIPYEDPLPGNLQTILLSKYPGNEITRVNASKTDTGLLIFSVRLEKNGENTMVTIDEKGNILE, encoded by the coding sequence ATGAAACACATTTTCTTTTCCTTCTTTTTATTCCTAATAATAAACGCTTCTATTGCTCAGGAATACAAGGTTTACAAAGCCCCTACTTTTAGAGAACAATGGAGCAAACCCAGTTACTACCCTGACAGGGTAGTATTAAATTTCGGTGCAGATCCTGCCTCTGAGGCTAATGTAACCTGGAGAACAGATACTTCTATTTCCAAAAGCTATGCTGAAATTGCCATCGCCGACGGCGCACCAAAATTCTGGAGAAATGGCAAGACAATTGAGGCAAAAACCGAAGTGTTGGATGGATTGATAGTAGAAGATGCCAAGGTCAAAGCCAACTACCATTCTGTCCAATTTAAAAACCTAAAACCAGACACCATGTATGGCTACCGGGTTGGAGATGGTGAATCATGGACCGAATGGATACAGTTCACTACTGCTTCTAGAGACGATGACAAGCCTTTTTCTTTCCTATATGTAGGAGATGCACAAAACTATGTTCTTGAGTTATGGGCCAGGTTAATACGAGAAGGATACAGAAAGGCACCCGATGCAAAATTCATCATCCATGCAGGTGACCTGATCAATCGAGCCCATAGAGAACAGGATTGGCATGAATGGTTTACAGCAGGAGGCTTTATCCATAGTATGGTCCCTTCCATGGTTACACCAGGCAACCACGAGTACCGTAACATTCCTGAAATATATGGAGAAGATTCGGAAAGAAGGCTTTCCTTACAATGGCGCCCTCAATTTACACTTCCTGAAAATGGACCCAAAGGACTAGGTCTCGAAGAAACTGTTTATTACATGGATTACCAAGACGCGCGGATCATCTCTCTTAATAGCAATGTTAAGCAAAAGGAACAAATACCTTGGTTAGAAAAAGTACTTTCAGAAAACACAAAAAAATGGACCATTGTAACCTATCACCATCCCTTGTTTTCTGCCTCAGCAGGCAGGGACAATGATGAATTAAGAAAAGCATGGAAGCCAATTTTTGACAAATATAAAGTTGATTTGGCACTACAAGGACATGACCACAGCTACGCGAGGGGTCGTGTTTCACCAGAAGACAATGTCATGGATGGAATGAATGCCAGAGATAAAACAGGAACTGTTTATGTAGTTTCGGTTAGTGGTGGAAAAATGTATGGTGTGAGTGAAAAAGGATGGGATGGCTTAGGTGCAGAAAGGGATCGCAAAGCTGAAAATACCCAATTATTTCAGGTGATTAGAGTAGATGGGGATAAGCTAAGTTTTGAGTCCTATACAGCTATAGGTGAATTATATGATGCTTTCGATTTGGTAAAACAAGAAAACGGAATCAATGAATTCATCGAAAGAAAAGCTGAAGCAGGAGACGAAAGAAGATTCTCAAACACCATTCCTTATGAAGACCCATTGCCGGGAAATCTTCAAACAATCTTGCTCTCAAAATATCCTGGTAATGAAATTACAAGGGTTAATGCCTCCAAAACGGATACAGGTCTATTGATTTTCAGTGTTCGCTTGGAAAAAAATGGAGAAAATACTATGGTTACCATTGATGAAAAAGGTAATATATTGGAATAG
- a CDS encoding acyltransferase family protein: MSLNKQKKGDFFNSLQIFRGFAALMVVFHHQWTAFAYFFDKQNHIFAFIATLGKHGVDFFFVLSGFIITYSCYNKRASIITIKSYLINRVLRIYIPYLPISLCMLLLYQLLPSVSGSDRTISLLTSLTLFPDGQPALSVAWTLVHEMMFYLLFVIWFYTRKGWYYFTLVWASIIVYLNWIEPVLFLQAIPVIKFFISSYNLEFIIGSFTAIIIKKASISSKSIFLYSAIVLIAIGILLKWNNWDLTYLVLAFGFSLLIIGSVGTKLDKIGSSNLLMILGNASYSIYLIHNPEISILMRILPKTLNFLSDGLIFVIIFIICCITGIIYSKLFEEFLMSKAKAKFLPISPKKTDLK, encoded by the coding sequence ATGTCTTTGAATAAGCAGAAAAAAGGCGATTTTTTCAATTCCTTACAGATTTTTAGAGGCTTTGCAGCATTAATGGTTGTATTTCACCATCAATGGACAGCCTTTGCATATTTTTTTGATAAACAAAACCATATATTTGCATTTATAGCTACTCTTGGCAAACACGGAGTTGATTTTTTCTTTGTATTATCCGGTTTTATCATTACCTATTCTTGTTACAACAAAAGGGCAAGTATAATTACTATCAAATCTTATCTCATAAATAGAGTCTTAAGAATTTATATTCCATACCTCCCTATTTCATTGTGCATGTTATTGTTGTATCAATTACTTCCAAGCGTTTCGGGAAGTGATAGAACCATTAGCTTGCTTACTTCCTTAACCCTTTTTCCTGACGGCCAACCAGCGTTGTCTGTAGCATGGACCCTTGTTCATGAGATGATGTTTTATCTATTATTTGTAATTTGGTTTTACACAAGGAAGGGCTGGTATTATTTCACTTTGGTCTGGGCAAGTATAATTGTTTATCTAAATTGGATAGAACCAGTTCTTTTCTTACAAGCAATTCCTGTTATAAAGTTCTTTATATCTTCCTATAATTTGGAATTTATTATTGGATCTTTCACGGCAATAATTATCAAAAAGGCTTCAATTTCAAGTAAAAGCATATTTCTTTACTCTGCTATTGTATTGATTGCAATAGGAATACTACTTAAGTGGAATAATTGGGATTTAACCTATTTGGTTCTTGCTTTTGGCTTTTCACTTTTAATTATTGGAAGCGTAGGGACAAAATTAGACAAAATAGGGTCTTCCAACCTATTAATGATTTTAGGTAATGCATCTTATTCTATCTACTTAATCCATAATCCTGAAATTAGCATTTTAATGCGAATTCTACCCAAAACTCTAAACTTCTTATCTGACGGACTAATCTTTGTCATCATTTTCATAATTTGTTGTATCACCGGAATCATCTATAGCAAGCTGTTTGAAGAGTTTTTGATGTCCAAAGCCAAGGCTAAATTTTTACCTATTTCCCCTAAAAAAACTGACTTAAAATAA